In one Trichosurus vulpecula isolate mTriVul1 chromosome 8, mTriVul1.pri, whole genome shotgun sequence genomic region, the following are encoded:
- the PLEK2 gene encoding pleckstrin-2 encodes MEQEGGVLKEGFLVKRGHIVHNWKVRWFILRQNTLLYYKLEGGRRGASPKGRILLDGCTITCPCLEYENRPLLIKLRTRTSTDYFLEACSREDRDAWAFEITGAIHAGQPGKVQQLHIMKNSFRLPSHISLHDIIDKMRDSSCGIRPSPNMEQGSTYKKTFIGSSLVDWLISSHFAASRIEAVTLASMLMEENFLKPIGNRSTEAIRSGDLAEQFVDDSTALYIFTESCKKKTNSKEEFDFSTAELSGTVIKQGYLAKQGHKRKNWKVRRFVLRSDPAFLHYYNPSKEENRPVGGFSLRGSLVSALEDNGVPTGVKGNVQGNLFKVITKDDVHYYIQASSKAERVEWIEAIKRLT; translated from the exons GGTCACATTGTCCACAACTGGAAGGTCAGATGGTTTATATTGAGGCAGAACACACTGCTGTATTATAAGCTGGAGGGGGGCAGGAGAGGTGCCTCTCCTAAAGGCCGGATCCTCCTGGATGGCTGCACCATCACCTGCCCTTGCCTGGAATATGAAAACAGACCG CTCCTCATTAAGCTAAGGACCAGAACATCCACAGACTACTTCTTGGAGGCCTGTTCCAGAGAAGACAGGGATGCCTGGGCCTTTGAGATAACAGGTGCGATTCATGCTGGACAACCAGGAAAAGTCCAGCAGCTTCACATCATGAAAAACTCATTCCGGCTTCCCTCTCACATCAGCCTTCA TGATATAATTGACAAGATGCGTGACAGTAGCTGTGGAATACGCCCATCGCCCAATATGGAACAGGGAAGCACCTATAAAAAGACCTTCATAG GCTCTTCTCTGGTGGACTGGCTTATCTCCAGTCATTTTGCTGCTAGTCGGATTGAAGCTGTGACTCTTGCCTCCATGCTGATGGAGGAGAACTTCCTTAAGCCCATTGGAAACCGGAGCACTGAGGCCATTCGCTCTGGGGATTTAGCAGAGCAGTTTGTTGACGATTCCACGGCCCTGTACATTTTT ACTGAAAGCTGTAAGAAgaagacaaattcaaaagaagaattcGACTTTAGCACCGCTGAACTGAGTGGCACAGTGATTAAACAAGGATATTTAGCCAAGCAG GGACataagaggaaaaactggaaagtgaGGCGCTTTGTTCTGAGGAGCGACCCTGCTTTCCTACACTATTATAACCCTTCCAAG GAGGAGAACAGGCCAGTTGGTGGGTTTTCTCTCCGTGGCTCCCTGGTTTCAGCTTTGGAGGATAATGGAGTTCCCACTG GTGTTAAAGGCAATGTACAAGGCAACCTCTTCAAAGTGATCACTAAGGATGATGTCCACTACTACATCCAGGCCAGCAGCAAGGCAGAGAGAGTTGAGTGGATCGAAGCTATCAAACGATTAACATGA
- the EIF2S1 gene encoding eukaryotic translation initiation factor 2 subunit 1 — MPGLSCRFYQHKFPEVEDVVMVNVRSIAEMGAYVSLLEYNNIEGMILLSELSRRRIRSINKLIRIGRNECVVVIRVDKEKGYIDLSKRRVSPEEAIKCEDKFTKSKTVYSILRHVAEVLEYSKDEQLESLFQRTAWVFDDKYKRPGYGAYDAFKHAVSDPSILDGLDLNEDERRVLIDNINRRLTPQAVKIRADIEVACYGYEGIDAVKEALRAGLNCSTENMPIKINLIAPPRYVMTTTTLERTEGLSVLNQAMAVIKEKIEEKRGVFNVQMEPKVVTDTDETELARQLERLERENAEVDGDDDAEEMEAKAED; from the exons ATGCCAGGTCTAAGTTGTAGATTCTACCAGCACAAATTTCCTGAAGTAGAAGATGTAGTAATGGTGAATGTACGGTCCATTGCTGAAATGGGAGCATATGTCAGCCTATTGGAATACAACAATATTGAAGGCATGATTCTTCTTAGTGAGCTGTCTAGAAGACGTATCCGCTCCATTAACAAACTCATCCGAATTGGCAGAAATGAATGTGTGGTTGTCATTAGAGTGGACAAAGAAAAAG GATATATCGATTTGTCAAAAAGAAGAGTTTCTCCAGAAGAAGCAATCAAATGTGAAGACAAATTCACCAAATCCAAAACT GTTTATAGCATCCTTCGCCATGTTGCTGAAGTGTTAGAGTACAGTAAGGATGAGCAGCTGGAGAGCCTGTTCCAGAGAACTGCCTGGGTCTTTGATGACAAGTACAAAAGACCAGGATATGGTGCCTATGATGCATTTAAACATGCAGTCTC AGACCCTTCAATCCTGGATGGACTGGATTTGAATGAAGATGAACGACGAGTGCTGATCGATAACATAAATAGGCGCTTGACACCACAAGCTGTCAAAATCCGAGCTG ATATTGAAGTGGCTTGTTATGGTTATGAGGGGATTGATGCTGTAAAAGAAGCTCTGAGAGCAGGTTTGAATTGTTCCACAGAAAACATGCCCATCAAG ATTAACCTGATAGCACCTCCTCGATATGTGATGACTACTACAACCCTAGAGAGAACAGAAGGCCTGTCTGTCCTCAATCAGGCTATGGCTGTCATCAAAGAAAAGATTGAGGAGAAGAGAGGTGTCTTCAATGTTCAAATGGAG CCCAAAGTGGTCACTGACACAGATGAAACTGAGCTTGCAAGACAGCTGGAGAGGCTTGAGAGGGAAAATGCTGAGGTGGACGGAGATGATGAtgctgaagaaatggaggccaaaGCCGAAGATTAA